The following are from one region of the Rosistilla carotiformis genome:
- a CDS encoding HlyD family secretion protein: protein MIKRIAPLALLTAVLIGVLAYSQRATGPLKVSGFIEADEIRIGSRVGGRVAAVLVEEGATVAKGQELVRLEPFDLIESQREAAAQLAARQADLDRLAAGYQPEEIRQAKARVDQIAAQLEKLTNGPRPEEIAAAKGRQQAAEVELTLAQRTLDRASNLRDSNAVSQQEYEEADEKMKSARANLTVRNNELQLLEAGTRQEELDEAKAKLAEAEAAWELMKNGYRNELVRQAAAARDAAQATLDAIGQRLDELVIRSPVAGVVEALELQPGDLVSASGPVMSLMDNTNLWVRAYVPENHLDLQVGQRLPMSVDSFPDERFACEISFIARRAEFTPSNIQTPEERSKQVFRIKATLVEGLDRLRPGMSADLWLGEIEQPSAKNADE, encoded by the coding sequence ATGATAAAACGCATTGCACCGTTGGCGCTCCTGACCGCTGTGTTGATCGGCGTTCTGGCGTACAGCCAGCGCGCGACCGGGCCGCTGAAGGTTTCTGGTTTTATCGAAGCCGACGAGATTCGGATCGGCTCGCGCGTCGGCGGACGCGTCGCGGCGGTGCTGGTCGAAGAGGGAGCTACCGTCGCCAAGGGACAGGAACTGGTACGGCTGGAGCCGTTTGATCTGATCGAATCGCAGCGCGAAGCGGCCGCCCAACTCGCGGCGCGGCAAGCCGATCTCGATCGCTTGGCCGCCGGATACCAGCCCGAAGAGATCCGCCAAGCCAAGGCGCGCGTCGACCAGATCGCAGCTCAACTGGAAAAGCTGACCAACGGCCCGCGACCGGAAGAGATCGCCGCCGCCAAGGGCCGCCAACAAGCGGCGGAAGTCGAGCTGACGCTCGCCCAACGCACGCTCGATCGAGCCAGCAATCTCCGCGACAGCAACGCCGTCTCGCAGCAAGAGTACGAAGAGGCGGACGAGAAGATGAAGTCGGCTCGGGCCAACCTGACCGTCCGCAACAACGAACTGCAATTGCTGGAAGCGGGTACGCGGCAGGAGGAATTGGACGAAGCCAAGGCGAAGCTGGCCGAAGCGGAGGCCGCGTGGGAGCTGATGAAAAACGGCTATCGCAACGAATTGGTCCGGCAAGCTGCCGCCGCCCGCGATGCAGCTCAAGCCACGCTCGACGCAATCGGCCAGCGGCTGGACGAACTGGTGATCCGCAGCCCGGTCGCCGGCGTGGTCGAAGCGTTGGAACTGCAACCGGGCGACCTGGTCAGTGCCAGCGGACCGGTGATGTCGTTGATGGACAACACCAACTTGTGGGTCCGCGCCTACGTCCCCGAAAACCACCTGGACCTTCAGGTCGGCCAGCGGTTGCCGATGAGCGTCGACAGTTTTCCTGACGAGCGGTTCGCGTGCGAGATCAGCTTCATCGCGCGGCGAGCCGAATTCACGCCCAGCAACATCCAGACGCCTGAAGAGCGATCGAAACAGGTCTTCCGCATCAAGGCGACGCTCGTCGAAGGGTTGGATCGACTGCGGCCAGGAATGTCCGCCGACCTCTGGCTGGGCGAAATCGAGCAACCGTCAGCGAAGAACGCCGATGAATGA
- a CDS encoding ABC transporter permease, translating to MNENVLSVRNLSRSFGDLVAVQDVSFDVRKGEIFGLLGPNGSGKSTIIRMLLGILPPSGGDATVLGHDVRTESEQIKHRVGYMSQSFSLYGDLTARENIDFYGRIYGLSPSQLERRADEVIELTGLGDRVSQFASTLSGGWKQRLALACALIHEPDLLFLDEPTAGIDPVARRRLWDLLFELSGRGVTLFVTTHYMDEAERCTDVGYIYLSRLLVRGKPSDLKRLPDVTPTGTRRCEMRIDSPTARLSELREIDGVLDATLFGDTIHLLLAEELSDRELVSRMETEPDQVQLRPVEPSLEDVFVTLTQAAERDPDSFQAPAPTEAAANEAVDESEPLQKPSPASPSGSPPRRRSSGFVAVLTKEFAHVRRQPSTLVFLLLVPLMQTIIFGFALDTQIENIAMVVYDQDGRRQGRELVDAFHNTRRFTTVERVLDDESFRRAMTSGRASVGLRIPPNYSDRMVRGEQVSVQLLIDGSDSQVATTALNTAQLLGLNLSIAIAQNMSENLHVAPARDELGRGAVPIEIRPRLLYNPDLDSSHFFVPGLVGIILQLVTVFLTSFAIVRERELGTLEQLFVTPVSRSGLLLGKLVPYAVLGFIATLIVLSAMVFVFGVPIHGSLTLLLCLTLLFMTCSLGLGLLVSTISKTQLEALQFAFMIMLPSVLLSGFMFPRSEMPWPIYLASFGIPVTYYIEILRGVVLRGADLLDLLAPVAGLFLCNVIVLGLSLARFRKTLG from the coding sequence ATGAATGAGAACGTTCTTTCGGTCCGCAATCTCTCGCGCAGCTTTGGCGATCTGGTCGCGGTGCAAGACGTCAGCTTCGACGTCCGCAAAGGAGAGATCTTTGGCTTGCTGGGCCCCAACGGCAGCGGCAAGTCGACGATCATTCGGATGCTGTTGGGCATCCTGCCTCCCAGCGGCGGCGACGCGACGGTCCTAGGGCACGACGTTCGCACCGAATCGGAACAGATCAAGCATCGCGTCGGTTATATGTCGCAGAGCTTCAGTCTTTACGGCGACCTGACCGCTCGAGAAAACATCGATTTCTACGGACGAATCTACGGGCTCTCGCCGAGCCAATTAGAGCGGCGAGCCGACGAGGTGATCGAGCTCACCGGACTGGGCGACCGTGTCAGCCAGTTCGCCAGCACGCTCTCGGGCGGCTGGAAACAACGGCTGGCTCTGGCCTGTGCCCTGATTCACGAACCCGACCTGCTGTTTCTGGATGAACCAACCGCCGGGATCGATCCGGTCGCGCGAAGGCGTCTGTGGGATCTGCTGTTCGAACTTTCAGGGCGCGGCGTGACGCTGTTCGTGACGACGCACTACATGGACGAAGCCGAACGCTGCACCGATGTGGGATACATCTATCTGTCGCGGCTGTTAGTGCGTGGCAAACCATCGGATTTGAAACGCTTGCCCGACGTGACGCCCACCGGAACGCGGCGCTGCGAAATGCGAATCGATTCGCCAACGGCAAGGCTGTCCGAATTGCGGGAGATCGACGGCGTCCTCGATGCGACGCTGTTCGGCGACACCATCCATCTGCTGCTGGCGGAGGAACTGTCCGATCGCGAACTCGTTTCCCGAATGGAGACCGAACCCGACCAAGTCCAACTGCGGCCGGTCGAACCTTCCCTGGAAGATGTCTTTGTCACGTTGACGCAAGCTGCCGAACGCGATCCCGACAGTTTTCAAGCCCCCGCGCCAACGGAAGCTGCTGCCAACGAAGCCGTCGACGAATCGGAGCCGCTGCAGAAACCAAGTCCAGCGTCCCCCAGCGGATCTCCGCCGCGGCGAAGGTCCAGCGGCTTTGTCGCGGTCCTGACCAAGGAGTTCGCTCACGTCCGCCGCCAGCCATCGACGCTCGTCTTTCTGCTGCTCGTTCCGTTGATGCAGACGATCATTTTCGGATTCGCTCTCGATACGCAGATCGAAAACATCGCGATGGTCGTCTACGATCAAGACGGTCGCCGCCAGGGGCGCGAGCTCGTCGACGCGTTTCACAACACGCGGCGATTCACGACGGTCGAGCGAGTGTTGGACGACGAATCGTTCCGCCGCGCGATGACCTCGGGGCGTGCCAGCGTCGGTTTGCGGATACCGCCCAACTACAGCGACCGGATGGTCCGCGGCGAGCAGGTTTCGGTGCAACTGCTGATCGATGGCAGCGATTCCCAGGTCGCCACGACCGCCCTCAACACCGCCCAATTGCTGGGCCTAAATCTGTCGATCGCGATCGCTCAGAACATGAGCGAAAACCTTCACGTTGCCCCCGCCCGAGACGAACTGGGACGCGGTGCGGTTCCGATCGAGATCCGGCCGCGATTGCTTTACAACCCCGACCTCGACAGCTCCCATTTCTTCGTCCCAGGATTGGTCGGCATCATCCTGCAACTGGTGACGGTTTTCCTGACCTCATTCGCCATCGTCCGCGAACGCGAACTGGGGACACTGGAACAACTGTTCGTTACACCGGTCAGCCGCAGTGGGCTGCTGCTTGGAAAACTGGTCCCCTACGCCGTCCTTGGCTTCATCGCCACGCTGATCGTTCTGTCGGCGATGGTCTTCGTTTTTGGCGTCCCGATCCACGGCAGCCTCACCCTGTTGCTCTGCCTCACGCTGTTGTTCATGACCTGCTCGCTGGGCCTTGGCCTGCTAGTCTCGACGATCTCCAAAACGCAGCTCGAAGCGCTGCAGTTTGCCTTCATGATCATGTTGCCCTCGGTGCTGCTATCGGGATTCATGTTCCCTCGCAGCGAGATGCCTTGGCCGATCTACCTCGCCTCGTTCGGAATTCCTGTCACCTATTACATCGAGATCCTGCGTGGCGTCGTCTTGCGAGGGGCCGACCTGCTGGATTTGCTAGCCCCCGTCGCCGGGCTGTTTCTCTGCAACGTGATCGTACTGGGGCTTAGCCTAGCCCGATTCCGCAAAACGCTCGGCTAG
- the priA gene encoding replication restart helicase PriA codes for MTELSLPNEFMSSDSDPAANDPQGSLFSLDGPAWETDVHEQITVATVVFSEMPFGPFDYSVPSELVDSVRPGMRLQVPLGKRRKPITGWCTKVTATTTGGMALKPIDSCFDEKPLCNANLIQLVLWMAHYYQAQPGQVFDALIPAGVRMGAGTRATTFFTPTQQALDDDVVAKLPAKQQYALQYLIAAAEPMTLRDLADQAGCTEGPIRQLLQKELIVGEVRRVMTPGILPSRNNVMTDAHSLTKEQSAALAEICAALDSGKHSTLLLHGVTGSGKTEVYIQAIEHLQRFGRQAIVLVPEISLTPQTRQRFQDRFESVAVLHSHMSPVERNHHWQRIAEGQVQVIVGARSAIFAPTPHLGLIVIDEEHDASFKQDTIPRYHARDVARYRAHLEGIPLILGSATPALESWNAAKKGIYKRIPLHRRVGDRPMPHVQLVDLRLKEDRTGGSISRPLMQATRAALAKGEQAILLLNRRGFATTIQCPSCGHVVACPDCEMPLTHHRDGSKAVCHYCDYQIGTPPWCPECRFDGIRYSGLGTQKLEMEVKAKFPEAVIARMDSDTMRRPGSHERVLSAFRSGEIDILLGTQMIAKGLDFPNVTLVGVINADSALHFPDFRAAERTFQLVTQVAGRAGRGDAGGEVVVQTYTPEHPAIQAASKHDYFKFAEEELQQRQKFAYPPFGRIARIIIRGSEETLTEAFADNLVSSLERARDAQQAEIRILGPAPPPIAKLRGKYRFHILLQCPDAGMLGNVIRTATSEHRSGEDIQYVVDIDPLDML; via the coding sequence ATGACCGAACTCTCCTTGCCGAACGAATTCATGTCATCCGATTCCGATCCCGCCGCCAACGACCCTCAAGGCTCGCTGTTCAGCCTCGATGGGCCCGCGTGGGAAACCGATGTCCATGAACAGATCACCGTTGCAACGGTCGTCTTTTCGGAGATGCCTTTTGGCCCGTTCGATTACAGCGTCCCCAGCGAACTTGTCGACAGCGTTCGCCCCGGCATGCGATTGCAAGTTCCGCTGGGCAAGCGACGCAAACCGATCACCGGTTGGTGCACGAAAGTCACCGCGACGACGACCGGCGGGATGGCACTGAAACCGATCGATTCCTGCTTCGACGAAAAACCGCTCTGCAACGCCAACCTGATCCAGTTGGTGCTCTGGATGGCGCACTACTACCAGGCACAACCCGGCCAGGTTTTCGACGCCTTGATTCCGGCGGGAGTGCGGATGGGAGCCGGCACGCGTGCGACCACCTTCTTCACTCCGACGCAACAAGCGCTGGACGACGACGTCGTGGCGAAACTGCCAGCCAAACAGCAGTATGCGTTGCAGTATCTGATCGCCGCTGCCGAACCGATGACGCTCCGCGATCTAGCCGACCAAGCCGGCTGCACCGAGGGACCGATTCGCCAGCTGTTGCAAAAAGAATTGATCGTCGGCGAAGTCCGCCGCGTGATGACGCCTGGCATCCTGCCGTCGCGTAACAACGTCATGACCGACGCCCACAGTTTGACCAAAGAACAGTCCGCGGCACTTGCCGAAATCTGCGCTGCTCTCGACTCGGGAAAACATTCGACGCTGTTGCTGCACGGCGTTACGGGGAGCGGCAAAACGGAGGTCTACATCCAAGCGATCGAACACCTGCAACGCTTCGGCCGCCAAGCGATCGTGCTGGTCCCAGAGATCAGCCTGACGCCGCAGACTCGCCAACGGTTCCAGGATCGTTTCGAAAGCGTCGCTGTGCTGCACAGCCACATGAGCCCCGTCGAACGGAACCATCACTGGCAACGGATCGCCGAAGGGCAGGTTCAAGTGATCGTTGGTGCCCGCAGCGCCATCTTCGCTCCGACGCCTCACCTGGGACTGATCGTGATCGACGAAGAGCACGACGCGTCGTTTAAACAGGACACGATCCCGCGGTATCACGCTCGCGATGTCGCCCGCTACCGAGCGCATCTGGAGGGGATTCCGTTGATTCTCGGATCGGCCACTCCGGCTCTCGAATCGTGGAATGCCGCGAAGAAGGGAATTTACAAACGCATCCCGCTGCATCGACGCGTCGGCGATCGCCCGATGCCTCACGTGCAACTTGTCGACCTGCGACTGAAGGAAGATCGCACCGGCGGGTCGATCAGCCGCCCGCTGATGCAAGCGACTCGCGCGGCGCTGGCCAAAGGAGAACAAGCGATCCTGCTGCTGAACCGCCGCGGTTTTGCCACGACGATCCAGTGCCCTTCGTGTGGTCACGTCGTCGCCTGTCCCGATTGTGAAATGCCGCTGACGCATCACCGCGATGGCAGCAAAGCCGTCTGCCACTATTGCGATTACCAGATCGGAACGCCTCCCTGGTGCCCGGAATGCCGATTCGATGGCATCCGTTATTCGGGGCTGGGAACACAGAAGCTGGAGATGGAAGTCAAGGCAAAGTTCCCCGAAGCGGTCATCGCTCGGATGGACAGCGACACGATGCGACGCCCGGGGAGCCACGAACGCGTGCTGTCGGCATTCCGCAGCGGCGAGATCGACATCCTGCTGGGAACGCAGATGATCGCCAAAGGGCTCGACTTTCCCAACGTCACCCTCGTCGGCGTGATCAATGCCGATTCGGCGTTGCACTTTCCCGACTTCCGCGCCGCCGAGCGGACGTTTCAGCTGGTCACTCAGGTCGCGGGCCGAGCCGGACGTGGAGACGCTGGTGGCGAAGTGGTCGTGCAAACCTATACGCCCGAGCATCCAGCGATCCAAGCCGCGTCCAAACACGACTACTTCAAGTTTGCCGAAGAAGAGCTGCAGCAGCGACAGAAGTTCGCTTACCCGCCCTTTGGCCGTATCGCCCGGATCATCATCCGTGGCAGCGAGGAAACACTAACCGAAGCTTTCGCCGACAACTTGGTCAGCAGCCTGGAACGGGCTCGCGATGCACAGCAAGCCGAAATTCGAATCCTCGGCCCCGCGCCGCCGCCGATCGCCAAGCTGCGTGGCAAATACCGATTCCATATCCTGCTGCAGTGCCCCGACGCGGGAATGCTAGGGAACGTGATCCGCACCGCGACCAGCGAGCATCGATCGGGCGAAGACATCCAATACGTTGTCGACATCGATCCGCTGGATATGCTTTAG
- a CDS encoding DUF1501 domain-containing protein has product MGISKTCDGVSRRDVLRVGALAAGGFSLTNYLSIAEAGEVQAGAKAQSAIFINLPGGPSHMDTFDLKPEADDKVRGPFRPIKTNVPGIEFSEHLPKLAGCADKFAILRGVSHTLAAHALGQEYVNTGSRPLPSLEYPGFGSVVSMERPGDREIPGFVAVPNINQRPGFLGVQYAPLNTNATPRAGQPFAVRGIKLANGMTVDQMRRRQDLLSSLDRRMASIEKSSSLLQGLDRFSEQAYSMITSTRTRQAFDISKESENITKMFDDQTFSQSCLLATRLVESGVRFVGLTLGGWDTHVDNWTKLKSGLLPQLDAGLSGLLNSLAAKGLLESTAVFVTGEFGRTPKINTRSAEGGRDHYPRCMFMLMAGGGVRGGQVIGESDDTASAPRHEAITPDDVAASFYHNLGIDPTKEYHTETGRPITLVRDGNVIKQLFS; this is encoded by the coding sequence ATGGGTATCTCAAAAACGTGTGATGGTGTCAGCCGACGCGATGTGCTGCGAGTGGGAGCGTTGGCCGCTGGTGGGTTCTCGCTGACGAACTATCTGAGTATCGCCGAAGCGGGCGAGGTTCAAGCGGGAGCCAAGGCGCAGTCGGCGATTTTCATCAACCTGCCCGGCGGTCCATCGCACATGGACACCTTCGATCTCAAGCCCGAGGCGGATGACAAGGTTCGCGGGCCGTTCCGACCGATCAAGACGAACGTGCCGGGCATTGAGTTTTCCGAGCATCTTCCCAAGCTGGCCGGCTGTGCCGACAAGTTTGCGATCCTGCGTGGCGTCAGTCACACGCTGGCCGCTCACGCGTTGGGGCAGGAATATGTGAACACCGGTTCGCGTCCGCTGCCATCGTTGGAGTATCCCGGTTTCGGATCGGTCGTCTCGATGGAACGCCCTGGCGATCGCGAGATCCCCGGTTTTGTGGCGGTCCCCAATATCAATCAACGTCCCGGTTTCTTGGGAGTTCAATACGCGCCGCTGAATACCAACGCAACACCTCGAGCGGGACAACCGTTTGCGGTCCGAGGCATCAAGCTGGCCAACGGGATGACGGTCGATCAGATGCGTCGTCGCCAGGATCTGTTGAGTAGCTTGGATCGGCGGATGGCGTCGATCGAAAAATCGAGCTCCTTGCTGCAGGGACTCGATCGCTTCAGCGAGCAAGCCTATTCGATGATCACGTCGACACGCACGCGGCAAGCTTTTGACATCAGCAAAGAATCGGAAAACATCACCAAGATGTTCGACGATCAAACCTTCAGCCAAAGCTGTCTGTTGGCAACGCGGTTGGTAGAGTCGGGAGTGCGGTTTGTTGGTCTGACTCTAGGCGGCTGGGATACGCATGTCGACAACTGGACCAAGTTGAAGTCGGGGCTATTGCCGCAATTGGATGCCGGACTCAGCGGCCTGCTGAATTCGTTGGCAGCCAAGGGGCTGTTGGAATCGACAGCGGTCTTTGTGACCGGCGAGTTCGGACGGACCCCGAAGATCAACACCCGATCGGCCGAAGGAGGCCGCGATCACTACCCACGCTGCATGTTCATGCTGATGGCGGGTGGCGGCGTCCGCGGCGGCCAGGTGATCGGCGAGAGCGACGACACCGCATCAGCTCCGCGGCACGAAGCGATCACCCCCGACGATGTCGCAGCCAGCTTCTATCACAACCTGGGTATCGATCCGACGAAGGAATATCACACCGAAACGGGCCGCCCGATCACGCTGGTCCGCGATGGCAACGTGATCAAACAGCTGTTTTCGTAA
- a CDS encoding DUF1549 and DUF1553 domain-containing protein: MKEREMMHRIGLDQWIAASRVACGALAMLVASVAFAAKPDPRGDESVLPELGTRFAVGSETSEIPDFQKHISPLMGRLGCNGRSCHGSFQGRGGFMLSLFGYDFEADHKAMLEADSGRIDTTDVDESLVLAKPIDEDMHEGGKRFDKDGWEYRVLRTWIAAGANYDAKQRKKLERLEVGPVEILFDQDKQTTSLRAVAHWEDGTREEVTGLCRFHTNDDAIATIDESGNVTCTGVGDTHVVVSYDNAVVPVAVIRPVSQLTGDDYPQRETRTEVDRLIAVKLQKLGIVPSEICSDAEFLRRASLDISGTLPTAADAAAFIADQSSDKRQRKVEELLSSPGYAAWWTTRFCDWTGNSDAQLNNVSPIRQAPTQHWYEWIHRRVEENMPYDEMVEGIVVAQSREEGESYREYCEAMGAACRNGEMDGFADRPGLTYFWARRNFRQTEDRAIGFAYSFLGIRIQCAQCHKHPFDQWSKQDFDEFKNLFQTVGLSQKPRDKEDLEQYEAMMTKMDSDLKGNQLRRELQKEFNKGAVIPFPEVVERPIRGNAKMVRKPGQKARRVVEPPTAKLLGGDYVQLDEMAREKLMQWLRDPSNPYFAKAIVNRVWANYFGSGIVDPVDDLNLANPPSNAPLMDYLADGFIESGYDMKWLHRTIVDSDAYQRSWQTNETNALDVRNFSHFVPRRLPAETLYDAILVATASDKQAAQLCSSRDGRAVGIASSSPRNNGRGSSYALQVFGRSIRESNCDCDRSEDPNLLQTVYLQNDEDVTNRLYDRNGWLAEQMKSLGQPMLVSDAALAKAKQQGNEARQRQIQMMKKRRQELVQTLVKVEKNSSISEEQLKIKTTRINQQIAQVSKRIKALQTGEVQDLLAGKAAELDSKQLTNLVQQAYLRTVARYPEPEELSSSLAYIEAGDSVASGVGDLLWALLNTKEFVLNH; the protein is encoded by the coding sequence ATGAAAGAGCGAGAAATGATGCATCGAATCGGTCTTGATCAATGGATCGCAGCCAGTCGTGTGGCCTGTGGTGCGCTGGCGATGTTGGTCGCCAGCGTCGCGTTTGCAGCGAAGCCCGATCCGCGTGGCGATGAATCGGTTCTGCCGGAGCTGGGCACGCGATTTGCCGTCGGCAGCGAGACTTCCGAGATCCCCGACTTTCAAAAACACATCAGTCCTTTGATGGGGCGGCTGGGTTGCAACGGGCGTTCCTGCCACGGGTCGTTCCAGGGGCGTGGCGGTTTCATGCTGTCGCTGTTTGGTTACGATTTCGAAGCCGATCACAAGGCGATGCTCGAAGCCGATTCGGGACGGATCGATACCACCGACGTCGACGAAAGCTTGGTTCTGGCCAAGCCGATCGACGAGGACATGCACGAAGGTGGCAAGCGATTCGACAAAGACGGTTGGGAATATCGCGTGCTGCGAACGTGGATCGCGGCTGGGGCGAACTACGATGCCAAGCAACGCAAGAAACTGGAACGCTTGGAAGTTGGGCCGGTAGAGATTCTGTTCGATCAAGACAAACAAACGACTTCGTTGCGGGCGGTTGCTCATTGGGAAGATGGCACGCGTGAAGAGGTCACCGGTCTGTGCCGGTTCCACACCAACGACGACGCGATCGCGACCATCGATGAATCGGGGAACGTCACCTGCACCGGTGTCGGGGACACGCATGTCGTCGTTTCTTACGACAACGCGGTCGTTCCGGTCGCGGTGATTCGGCCTGTTTCGCAGCTGACCGGCGACGACTATCCGCAGCGGGAAACGCGGACCGAGGTCGATCGCTTGATTGCGGTCAAGTTGCAAAAGCTGGGGATCGTGCCGTCGGAGATCTGCTCCGACGCGGAGTTCCTGCGTCGGGCGAGCCTCGACATTTCGGGGACGCTGCCGACCGCAGCCGACGCGGCGGCGTTTATCGCCGACCAAAGCAGCGACAAGCGTCAACGCAAGGTCGAAGAACTGCTCTCCAGCCCCGGTTATGCCGCTTGGTGGACGACGCGGTTCTGCGACTGGACCGGCAACAGCGATGCTCAATTAAACAACGTCTCGCCGATCCGTCAGGCTCCGACGCAACATTGGTATGAATGGATCCATCGCCGGGTCGAAGAAAACATGCCCTATGACGAGATGGTCGAAGGGATCGTTGTCGCCCAATCGCGTGAGGAGGGGGAATCGTATCGAGAGTATTGCGAAGCGATGGGGGCCGCGTGTCGCAACGGCGAGATGGATGGGTTTGCGGATCGACCTGGGCTGACCTATTTCTGGGCACGCCGCAATTTCCGACAGACCGAAGACCGGGCGATCGGATTTGCGTATTCGTTTTTGGGGATCCGGATTCAATGTGCCCAGTGCCACAAGCATCCGTTCGACCAATGGTCCAAGCAGGACTTCGATGAATTCAAGAACTTATTCCAAACGGTGGGACTGAGCCAGAAGCCGCGCGACAAGGAGGACTTGGAGCAGTATGAAGCGATGATGACGAAGATGGATTCCGACCTGAAGGGGAACCAGCTTCGCAGAGAGTTGCAAAAGGAATTCAACAAGGGGGCGGTGATTCCGTTCCCCGAGGTCGTCGAGCGCCCAATTCGCGGCAATGCCAAGATGGTTCGCAAACCAGGGCAGAAAGCGCGGCGAGTGGTCGAGCCGCCGACGGCCAAACTGCTGGGAGGTGACTACGTCCAATTGGATGAAATGGCGCGAGAGAAACTGATGCAGTGGCTCCGCGATCCCAGCAATCCCTACTTCGCCAAAGCGATCGTGAACCGCGTGTGGGCAAATTATTTTGGCAGCGGGATCGTCGATCCGGTCGACGATTTGAATCTCGCCAATCCGCCAAGCAACGCTCCGCTGATGGACTATCTTGCCGATGGGTTCATCGAAAGCGGATACGACATGAAGTGGCTGCACCGCACGATCGTCGACAGCGATGCTTACCAACGCAGCTGGCAAACGAACGAGACCAACGCGTTGGACGTTCGCAATTTCAGCCACTTTGTGCCGCGACGCCTGCCCGCCGAAACGCTTTACGACGCGATCTTGGTTGCGACAGCCAGCGATAAACAGGCGGCCCAATTGTGCAGCAGCCGCGACGGTCGCGCCGTGGGGATTGCTTCGAGCAGCCCTCGCAACAACGGCCGCGGTTCGTCGTACGCCCTGCAGGTCTTTGGCCGCTCGATTCGCGAATCGAATTGCGATTGCGATCGATCCGAAGATCCGAACCTGCTGCAAACGGTTTATCTGCAAAACGATGAAGATGTCACCAATCGGCTGTACGACCGCAACGGTTGGTTGGCTGAGCAGATGAAGAGCTTGGGGCAGCCGATGCTGGTCAGCGACGCAGCACTGGCGAAGGCGAAGCAGCAAGGCAACGAAGCGCGTCAGCGTCAAATCCAGATGATGAAGAAGCGTCGACAGGAGCTGGTCCAGACGCTCGTCAAGGTAGAAAAGAATTCCTCCATTTCGGAGGAGCAACTGAAGATTAAGACCACGCGAATAAATCAGCAGATCGCTCAAGTCAGCAAGCGAATCAAAGCGTTGCAAACGGGCGAAGTCCAGGATCTGCTCGCTGGCAAAGCGGCAGAACTGGACAGCAAACAATTGACCAACTTGGTCCAACAGGCTTACCTGCGAACGGTCGCGCGGTATCCGGAGCCGGAGGAACTGAGCAGTTCGTTGGCTTATATCGAAGCAGGCGATTCGGTTGCCAGCGGGGTAGGTGACCTGTTGTGGGCGTTGTTAAACACAAAAGAGTTTGTGTTGAATCACTGA
- a CDS encoding RNA polymerase sigma factor, whose product MNERESTRLSADEAAQLHAQHAASLLRFLTGLTGSADDAQDCLQATFAILQEKGGASAAGTRRAWLFRVAHNEAMQLFRRRKLAGPMESAEALQHAAGRHDSPVDRLLRQERLQQVRRELSQLPEELQMIVRLRIVEGLRFREIADQLQIPLGTALGRMQTALRKLGQQLGEDL is encoded by the coding sequence GTGAACGAACGCGAATCGACACGATTGAGTGCCGACGAAGCGGCGCAGTTGCACGCGCAGCATGCTGCGTCGTTGCTGCGTTTTTTGACCGGATTGACCGGCAGCGCTGACGATGCCCAGGACTGCTTGCAAGCGACCTTTGCGATCCTCCAAGAGAAAGGGGGCGCTTCGGCTGCCGGAACTCGCCGAGCTTGGCTGTTCCGCGTCGCCCACAACGAAGCGATGCAGTTGTTTCGCCGTCGCAAACTGGCCGGGCCGATGGAATCGGCGGAAGCGCTGCAGCATGCCGCCGGGCGACACGATTCCCCCGTCGATCGGTTGCTTCGCCAGGAGCGATTGCAGCAGGTCCGACGCGAGTTGTCGCAGTTGCCCGAGGAGCTGCAGATGATCGTCAGATTAAGGATTGTCGAAGGGTTGAGGTTTCGCGAGATCGCCGACCAGTTGCAAATCCCGTTAGGGACGGCGTTGGGACGAATGCAGACGGCGCTGCGAAAATTGGGCCAGCAGTTGGGCGAGGATTTGTAG